A DNA window from Cutaneotrichosporon cavernicola HIS019 DNA, chromosome: 2 contains the following coding sequences:
- a CDS encoding uncharacterized protein (RRM domain-containing protein) produces MSSRSSSPSPSPVNLSLDYSNPPSPSMQLTLPIRPHSLPSCGDIAPPCPPSPAKSSTSSLSASAAPFAPNLVDTAMGRNATTDYLAHLAKEAEARYADSAKHHSGNDKGVGVTATTVVQFTQDAHLIEVAASLGISITFKDVTFLEHKCNGKSKGVAFINCHTTPKMMRLMKWFETHEFQGKKVSTSISSNANGRPSLPPPTHDKENGGLGYRPNNDGPARAPLPFLPTNSHGGVNFNRVPLHHRQQMQQMQQAGFLQGGSYGRAGGMNVYPAAQNTNPGYAADLVRKKVMAQPSPFYLGDWQDQTNAQPMIRTMRV; encoded by the exons ATGTCATCGCGTAGTTCGtctccctcgccgtcgcccgtGAACCTCTCGCTG GATTACAGCAACCCGCCCAGCCCCTCCATGCAGCTCACCCTTCCTATACGTCCTCACAGCCTTCCCTCGTGTGGGGACATCGCCCCACCTTGCCCGCCTTCG CCGGCCAAGAGCTCGACGTCTTCCCTCTCGGCCTCAGCGGCCCCATTCGCCCCTAACCTCGTCGACACTGCGATGGGCCGCAACGCCACGACGGACTACCTGGcgcacctcgccaaggaggccgaggcccgCTACGCTGACAGCGCCAAGCATCACTCTGGCAATGACAAAGGAGTCGGtgtcaccgccaccaccgtcgTCCAG TTCACGCAGGACGCACACCTgatcgaggtcgccgcGTCGCTGGGCATCTCAATCACATTCAAGGATGTTaccttcctcgagcacAAGTGCAACGGCAAGAGCAAGGG TGTTGCGTTCATCAACTGCCACACGACGCCCAAGATGATGCGGCTCATGAAGTGGTTTGAGACCCA CGAGTTCCAAGGCAAGAAGGTGTCCACCAGCATCTCGTCCAACGCGAACGGCCGGCCGTCCCTGCCACCCCCTACGCACGACAAGGAGAACGGAGGCCTAGGCTACCGCCCCAACAACGACGGccccgctcgcgctcctcttccgTTTCTGCCCACGAACTCGCACGGCGGCGTCAACTTCAACCGCGTGCCTCTTCACCACCGCCAGCAGATGCAGCAGATGCAGCAGGCAGGCTTCCTCCAGGGCGGATCGTAcggccgcgccggcggTATGAACGTGTACCCGGCGGCGCAGAACACCAACCCTGGCTACGCGGCTGATCTTGTGCGCAAGAAGGTCATGG CCCAGCCCAGCCCGTTTTACCTCG GCGATTGGCAGGACCAGACCAACGCGCAGCCCATGATTCGCACTATGCGCGTCTGA